The following are from one region of the Arachis duranensis cultivar V14167 chromosome 10, aradu.V14167.gnm2.J7QH, whole genome shotgun sequence genome:
- the LOC107470822 gene encoding protein MAIN-LIKE 2-like translates to MCDHLHPPDPYNQIVEAQLRETGFYYVSQIGVIKGQSAMINALIERWRPETHTFHFPVGECAVTLEDVAVILGLPTNGLPVTGPTMSSFEALEAECLHHFGVAPSKNECRGSFIKLTWFRGVRDRIVLNDDVSMQMYVKCHIMLLFGKVLFADKSGAGVH, encoded by the coding sequence ATGTGCGATCATTTACACCCGCCGGATCCATATAACCAAATTGTTGAGGCACAGTTACGCGAGACTGGATTTTATTATGTATCCCAAATTGGAGTTATTAAAGGCCAGTCAGCAATGATTAATGCTCTGATTGAGAGATGGCGGCCCGAGACTCATACATTCCATTTTCCGGTTGGTGAGTGTGCCGTGACCTTGGAGGATGTGGCGGTAATTCTCGGTCTGCCAACAAATGGTCTTCCAGTTACAGGTCCGACCATGAGTAGCTTTGAGGCATTGGAAGCCGAGTGCTTGCACCACTTTGGAGTTGCACCCAGCAAAAATGAATGTAGAGGGAGCTTTATAAAGTTAACGTGGTTTAGGGGTGTGAGAGATCGTATAGTGTTGAATGATGATGTTAGCATGCAGATGTATGTAAAGTGTCACATAATGTTGTTATTTGGGAAAGTTCTATTTGCAGATAAGTCGGGTGCAGGGGTGCACTGA